A single genomic interval of Oceanithermus profundus DSM 14977 harbors:
- the leuB gene encoding 3-isopropylmalate dehydrogenase, which yields MHKIAVLPGDGIGPEVTGAAVRVLEKVADVFGLELGFDYFDFGGAAIDAAGEPYPEATRRGVAAADAVLLGAIGGPRWDGVPREIRPETGLLALRKDQGLFANLRPARVLEGLEDLSPLKPEIARGVDVLIVRELTGGLYFGDPRGMSEAEAWNTMRYSKPEVERVARVAFEAAAKRRKKLTSVEKANVLEVGEFWRRTVEEVAEGWPEVALEHQYVDAMAMHLVTHPSDYDVIVTGNIFGDILSDLASVLPGSLGLLPSASLGEGTPLFEPVHGSAPDIAGRGVANPTAAILSAGMLATYALGRPEAGRAIERAVAAALARARTPDLGGDASTAAFTEAVLANLSG from the coding sequence ATGCACAAGATTGCGGTTCTCCCCGGCGACGGCATCGGCCCCGAGGTGACCGGGGCGGCGGTGCGGGTGCTCGAAAAGGTCGCCGACGTCTTCGGCCTGGAGCTGGGCTTCGACTACTTCGACTTCGGCGGCGCGGCCATCGACGCCGCCGGCGAACCCTACCCCGAGGCCACCCGGCGCGGCGTGGCCGCGGCCGACGCGGTGCTCCTGGGCGCGATCGGCGGGCCCAGGTGGGACGGCGTTCCCCGCGAGATCCGCCCCGAGACCGGCCTGCTGGCGCTGCGCAAAGACCAGGGGCTTTTCGCCAACCTGCGCCCGGCACGGGTGCTCGAGGGCCTCGAAGACCTCTCGCCGCTGAAGCCCGAGATCGCCCGCGGGGTGGACGTGCTGATCGTGCGCGAGCTCACGGGCGGCCTCTACTTCGGCGACCCGCGGGGCATGAGCGAGGCCGAGGCCTGGAACACCATGCGGTACTCGAAGCCCGAAGTGGAGCGGGTGGCGCGGGTGGCCTTCGAGGCCGCCGCCAAGCGCCGGAAGAAGCTCACCAGCGTGGAGAAGGCCAACGTGCTCGAGGTGGGCGAGTTCTGGCGCCGCACCGTGGAAGAGGTGGCGGAGGGCTGGCCCGAGGTGGCGCTCGAGCACCAGTACGTGGACGCCATGGCCATGCACCTGGTCACCCACCCCTCCGACTACGACGTGATCGTGACCGGCAACATCTTCGGCGACATCCTCTCGGACCTGGCCTCGGTGCTCCCCGGCTCGTTGGGGCTGCTCCCGTCGGCCTCGCTGGGCGAGGGCACGCCGCTCTTCGAGCCGGTGCACGGATCGGCCCCCGACATCGCCGGCCGCGGCGTGGCCAACCCCACCGCGGCCATCCTTTCGGCGGGAATGCTGGCCACCTACGCGCTGGGGCGGCCCGAGGCGGGCCGGGCGATCGAGCGGGCGGTGGCCGCGGCGCTGGCTCGCGCCCGCACCCCTGACCTGGGCGGGGACGCCTCCACCGCCGCATTCACCGAAGCGGTGCTCGCGAACCTGAGCGGGTAA
- a CDS encoding SDR family NAD(P)-dependent oxidoreductase → MPSLRGRTLILTGASRGIGRALALGLAERGAHLVLTARGEEALAEVAREVEAKGVQVRHHAGDVAAAETARRLVELARELGRFYGFVHNAGVLHAGPLLWELPERHWNEVLGASLTGAYQLTRFALPDLIAAGDGVAVYVGSGAAEYNLPGIGAYAIAKAAEEHLARQVAAEAPMVASFAYRPGVVDTGMQEQARSATGGAAEQLHEIFGGYKEKGVLISPEQAANYLVRVLEADPHRYTGTVYDWRKE, encoded by the coding sequence ATGCCGAGCCTGAGAGGAAGAACCCTGATCCTGACCGGAGCCTCGCGCGGCATCGGCCGGGCCCTGGCGCTGGGGCTGGCCGAGCGCGGGGCCCACCTGGTGCTCACCGCCCGCGGCGAGGAGGCCCTGGCGGAAGTGGCGCGGGAAGTCGAAGCGAAGGGGGTGCAGGTGCGCCACCACGCGGGCGACGTGGCCGCCGCCGAAACCGCCCGCCGGCTGGTGGAGCTGGCGCGCGAGCTGGGCCGCTTCTACGGCTTCGTGCACAACGCCGGGGTGCTGCACGCGGGACCGCTCCTGTGGGAGCTTCCCGAGCGCCACTGGAACGAGGTGCTGGGGGCGAGCCTCACCGGCGCCTACCAGCTCACCCGATTCGCCCTGCCCGACCTGATCGCCGCTGGCGACGGCGTGGCCGTCTACGTCGGCTCGGGCGCGGCCGAGTACAACCTGCCCGGCATCGGCGCCTACGCCATCGCCAAAGCGGCCGAGGAGCACCTGGCGCGTCAGGTCGCAGCCGAAGCCCCGATGGTGGCCAGCTTCGCCTACCGCCCCGGGGTGGTGGACACCGGCATGCAGGAACAGGCCCGCAGCGCCACCGGCGGCGCGGCCGAGCAGCTGCACGAAATCTTTGGCGGTTACAAGGAAAAGGGGGTGCTGATCAGCCCCGAGCAGGCGGCGAACTACCTGGTTCGCGTCCTCGAGGCCGACCCCCACCGCTACACGGGAACGGTCTATGACTGGCGAAAAGAATAA
- the leuD gene encoding 3-isopropylmalate dehydratase small subunit, translating into MMEAIKQVRGRAVVIPGDEIDTDRIVPARFLKAVTFDGLGEALFYDERYDEAGNPKDHPLNRPERRGARVLVVGAGFGSGSSREHAPQAIKRAGFQAIIGESFAEIFFGNATQIGLVCVTLDPEDLGVLAEWVEAHPEGEVEVDLEAREVRFGGRVAPLAIREAAREALVSGRWDPLAELLEAMDEIKKLDAARPGPGKRGGYRGRA; encoded by the coding sequence CTGATGGAAGCCATCAAACAAGTACGCGGGCGCGCCGTGGTGATCCCCGGCGACGAGATCGACACCGACCGCATCGTCCCCGCGCGTTTCCTCAAGGCCGTCACCTTCGACGGGCTGGGCGAGGCGCTCTTCTACGACGAGCGCTACGACGAGGCCGGCAACCCCAAGGACCACCCCCTCAACCGCCCCGAGCGCCGGGGGGCGCGCGTCTTGGTGGTGGGGGCCGGCTTCGGCTCCGGCTCCAGCCGCGAGCACGCCCCCCAGGCCATCAAGCGGGCCGGCTTCCAAGCGATCATCGGCGAGAGCTTCGCCGAGATCTTCTTCGGCAACGCCACCCAGATCGGCCTGGTCTGCGTGACCCTCGACCCCGAAGACCTGGGGGTGCTGGCCGAGTGGGTGGAGGCCCATCCCGAGGGCGAGGTGGAGGTGGACCTGGAGGCGCGCGAGGTGCGCTTCGGCGGGCGGGTGGCGCCGCTGGCCATCCGCGAGGCGGCCCGCGAGGCCCTCGTCAGCGGGCGCTGGGACCCGCTGGCCGAGCTGCTGGAGGCGATGGACGAGATCAAGAAGCTTGACGCCGCTCGGCCGGGGCCGGGCAAACGCGGCGGTTACCGCGGCCGGGCCTGA
- the leuC gene encoding 3-isopropylmalate dehydratase large subunit, with product MAGKTLYEKVWEAHEVRRLASGQSQLFIDLHLIHEVTSPQAFGMLRELGLGVAMPHRTFATVDHIVPTDARSEPFADPLAQAMIEELRKNTREHGIELFDVGSGRQGIVHVVGPEQGLTQPGFTIVCGDSHTSTHGAFGAIAFGIGTTQVRDVLATQTVAMPRLKVRRINVNGRLRPGVGAKDVILHVIRTLGVGGGQGYAYEYGGAVIDGMTMEERMTVCNMSIEGGARIGYVNPDETTFAFLKGRPYAPAEDEWEAAVAHWRGLASDPDAEYDDVVEIDGSRIAPYVTWGINPGQAITVEERVPDPEGVPDEEAALVREALEYMKLEPGRPIKGQKIDVAFVGSCTNGRLSDLREAARVVRAAGGRVPAGVRAIVVPGSEQVARQAEAEGLDQIFRDAGFEWRYAGCSMCLAMNPDKLVGDEISISSSNRNFKGRQGSPQGRTLLASPAMVAAAALTGEVVDVREVLGVKA from the coding sequence GTGGCCGGGAAAACGCTCTACGAAAAGGTCTGGGAAGCCCACGAGGTGCGCCGGCTCGCAAGCGGGCAGAGCCAGCTCTTCATCGACCTGCACCTCATCCACGAGGTCACCAGCCCGCAGGCCTTCGGAATGCTGCGGGAACTGGGGCTCGGGGTAGCCATGCCGCACCGCACCTTTGCGACGGTGGACCACATCGTCCCCACCGACGCCCGCAGCGAGCCCTTCGCCGATCCGCTGGCCCAGGCGATGATCGAGGAGTTGCGCAAGAATACCCGCGAGCACGGCATCGAACTCTTCGACGTGGGCAGCGGCAGGCAGGGCATCGTCCACGTGGTGGGACCGGAGCAGGGCCTGACCCAGCCGGGGTTCACCATCGTCTGCGGCGACAGCCACACCTCCACCCACGGCGCCTTTGGGGCCATCGCCTTCGGCATCGGCACCACCCAGGTGCGCGACGTGCTGGCCACCCAAACGGTGGCCATGCCCCGGCTCAAGGTGCGGCGCATCAACGTCAACGGCCGGCTGCGGCCCGGCGTGGGCGCGAAGGACGTGATCCTGCACGTCATCCGCACCCTGGGCGTGGGGGGCGGCCAGGGCTACGCCTACGAGTACGGCGGTGCGGTGATCGACGGGATGACCATGGAAGAACGCATGACCGTCTGCAACATGTCCATCGAGGGCGGGGCCCGCATCGGCTACGTCAACCCCGACGAGACCACCTTCGCCTTCCTGAAAGGCCGCCCCTACGCGCCCGCGGAAGACGAGTGGGAGGCGGCCGTGGCCCACTGGCGCGGCCTGGCCTCCGACCCCGACGCCGAGTACGACGACGTGGTGGAAATCGACGGCTCGCGGATCGCCCCCTACGTCACCTGGGGCATCAACCCCGGGCAGGCGATCACCGTGGAGGAACGGGTGCCGGATCCGGAAGGTGTCCCGGACGAGGAGGCGGCGCTGGTGCGCGAGGCGCTGGAATACATGAAGCTCGAGCCCGGCCGGCCCATCAAGGGGCAGAAGATCGACGTCGCCTTCGTGGGCAGCTGCACCAACGGCCGCCTGAGCGACCTGCGCGAGGCCGCGCGGGTGGTGCGCGCCGCGGGCGGCCGGGTGCCCGCGGGCGTGCGGGCCATCGTCGTGCCCGGCAGCGAGCAGGTGGCCCGCCAGGCCGAGGCCGAGGGGCTCGACCAAATCTTCCGCGACGCCGGCTTCGAGTGGCGCTACGCCGGCTGCAGCATGTGCCTGGCGATGAACCCCGACAAGCTGGTGGGCGACGAGATCTCGATCAGCAGCTCGAACCGCAACTTCAAGGGGCGGCAGGGCTCGCCCCAGGGTCGCACCCTGCTGGCCAGCCCGGCGATGGTCGCCGCAGCGGCCCTGACCGGCGAGGTCGTGGACGTGCGCGAGGTCTTGGGGGTGAAGGCCTGA
- the ilvD gene encoding dihydroxy-acid dehydratase: MTGEKNKRLRSDVIKKGLERAPHRSLLRATGVIERESDFDKPFIAVVNSYVDIVPGHAHLQEFVRSIKRYVREAGGVPFEFNTIGVDDGIAMGHEGMKWSLPSRELIADSVETMLRAHAFDGAIFIPNCDKIVPGMLMAAVRVNLPSVFVSGGPMKAGYLDGEALDLISVFEGVGAVKEGTMSPERLEQIEQLACPSCGSCSGMFTANSMNCLLEALGLAVPGNGSILATDPRREELKKTAVNWLMRMVEEDVKPLDFVNEQSFENAFRLDVAMGGSTNTVLHTLAVAEEAGIPFALEKLDAIGRTTPTLCKIAPSSAYHMEDLDRAGGVFAILGELARGGYLNLEARTASGRTLGEQLAEGYEIRDERVIRRLENPYDAQGGLRILFGSLAPEGAVVKTAGVVPEMMRHEGPARVFDSEEEAQAAIDAGRIRPGDVVVVRYEGPKGGPGMREMLAPTSAIVGRGLGESVALVTDGRFSGGTRGAAVGHVSPEAAEGGPIGLVQEGDVIALDLIEGRIELRVDEAELARRRARFKPKVKPVNGSWLKRYRALVTNAAHGAVLREPE; encoded by the coding sequence ATGACTGGCGAAAAGAATAAGCGTCTTCGCAGCGACGTCATCAAGAAGGGGCTCGAACGCGCGCCCCACCGCTCGCTTTTGCGCGCCACCGGCGTGATCGAGCGCGAGTCCGACTTCGACAAACCCTTCATCGCGGTGGTCAACAGCTACGTGGACATCGTCCCGGGGCACGCCCACCTGCAGGAGTTCGTGCGCAGCATCAAACGCTACGTCCGCGAGGCCGGCGGGGTGCCCTTCGAGTTCAACACCATCGGCGTGGACGACGGCATCGCCATGGGCCACGAGGGCATGAAGTGGAGCCTGCCCAGCCGCGAGCTGATCGCCGACAGCGTGGAGACGATGCTGCGGGCCCACGCCTTCGACGGGGCGATCTTCATCCCCAACTGCGACAAGATCGTGCCCGGCATGCTGATGGCCGCGGTGCGGGTCAACCTGCCCAGCGTCTTCGTCTCGGGCGGACCGATGAAGGCGGGCTACCTCGACGGCGAGGCGCTGGACCTGATCAGCGTCTTCGAGGGCGTGGGGGCGGTCAAGGAGGGTACGATGAGCCCCGAGCGGCTCGAGCAGATCGAACAGCTCGCCTGCCCCAGCTGCGGGAGCTGCTCGGGCATGTTCACCGCCAACTCGATGAACTGCCTGCTCGAGGCCCTGGGCCTGGCCGTGCCCGGCAACGGCTCGATCCTGGCCACCGACCCGCGGCGCGAGGAGCTGAAGAAGACCGCGGTGAACTGGCTGATGCGCATGGTGGAGGAGGACGTGAAGCCGCTCGACTTCGTGAACGAGCAGAGCTTCGAAAACGCCTTCCGCCTCGACGTGGCCATGGGCGGCTCCACCAACACCGTGCTCCACACCCTGGCCGTGGCCGAGGAGGCGGGCATCCCCTTCGCGCTCGAAAAGCTCGACGCCATCGGCCGCACCACGCCCACGCTGTGCAAGATCGCGCCTTCGAGCGCCTACCACATGGAAGACCTCGACCGCGCCGGCGGCGTCTTCGCCATCCTGGGCGAGCTCGCCCGCGGCGGTTATCTGAACCTGGAGGCGCGCACCGCCAGCGGCCGCACCCTGGGCGAGCAGCTCGCGGAGGGCTACGAGATCCGCGACGAGCGCGTGATCCGCCGGCTGGAAAACCCCTACGACGCCCAGGGGGGGCTGCGGATCCTCTTCGGCAGCCTCGCCCCCGAAGGGGCGGTGGTCAAGACCGCGGGGGTGGTGCCCGAGATGATGCGCCACGAGGGCCCGGCCCGCGTCTTCGACAGCGAAGAGGAGGCCCAAGCGGCCATCGACGCCGGCCGGATCCGGCCGGGCGACGTGGTGGTGGTGCGCTACGAGGGCCCCAAGGGCGGCCCCGGCATGCGCGAGATGCTGGCCCCCACCAGCGCCATCGTCGGCCGCGGCCTGGGCGAGAGCGTGGCCCTGGTCACCGACGGCCGCTTCTCGGGGGGCACCCGGGGCGCCGCGGTGGGCCACGTCAGCCCCGAGGCCGCCGAGGGCGGGCCGATCGGCCTGGTTCAGGAAGGCGACGTCATCGCCCTGGACCTGATCGAAGGGCGGATCGAGCTGCGGGTGGACGAGGCCGAGCTCGCGCGCCGGCGCGCCCGCTTCAAACCCAAGGTCAAACCGGTGAACGGCTCCTGGCTCAAGCGCTACCGGGCGCTCGTCACCAACGCCGCCCACGGCGCGGTGCTGCGCGAACCCGAGTAG